The nucleotide window GCTTCGGCGGCACGCAGGGCGGCGTGCAATTGGCCCTGATGAAAGCGGATCTGTCCCAGCACGTGCTGATAGTCGGCATCCTCAGGATTCAACGCCAGGGCTTCCTCGATGGCATTTAGGGCCGCCGGTAGCTCCTGCTGCCGCAGCAGGGCCGCGCTGAGTACGTAGAAGGCAAAGGCATTTTCCGGATCGATATGAATAGCGTGCTCGGCCGTGGCTTTGGCGGCGGGCAGCTGCTCCTGGGCCATTTGGGCCAAAGCCAGCAAACACAGGAGCGGACTGTTGTCGGGGTCGTCGCGGAGCAGGCGGCGGGCCTCCTGTTCGGCGTCGTGGGGGCGCTGGTGCTGCAGTAGCAATTGGACCCGATCCAGGGCTTGGTAAGATTCCATAGAAATAGTAAAGAATAGAGCGGCCGCTTACGTCTTGGCATAAGGCCTCCGCACAACGTTCCGCTAAAGTAAGCGAAGCAGCCGCGTGGTAGATAACCAGAACCCAGTTATTCGGCCGAGCTTGGCGGCACGGGGCCGGCCGTCCGCGCCGTTTAGTGCGCTGTTGTGGCTGACAGTGGCTTTTGCTTTTGTCCCCAAATTCGGTGCAGACTCAGCATCACCGTCAGCGGAATCAAGCGGAGCAGATCTGGAGCGTATGTTTTGTGCCACACCACCAAGCTGTAGCCGGCGCAAAATGCTACCCCGGCCATGCCTAGCAGCAGAATGGTTAACGGCCGCTGCCGGAGAAGCTTTTTTCCGTACTGGCCGGTCAAAATAAGCGCGGCCACGGCCCACATTCCGCCGCTGTACCAGAGAAAATACTCTTCCGACTGATCAGCCGACTCCAGCAAGGCACCGCCGCTAAGGGCAAGCAGTGCCAGAAAAGCCAGCCAGCCCCACCACGGCAGCGGGTTGAGGAAAGGAGCCTCCAGCGTAGAGGGCTTAGCCAAAGTCTGCTTGGCTTCACTGGCTGTTAGCAGCAGTTTCGCTTCCTGATTGAGCGGGTCGAGGCGCAGCGCCTCCTGAATATAGGCCCGGGCTTCGGGGTACTGCTTTTGCCGTAGCGCTTCCTGGCCGCGCAGCAAGTGGGCGGTGGTCAGGTTAGGATGCGCGGCCAGCAGGCGGTGCAGAGCCTGATCCAGCTCCGCCCAGCGCTTCTGCTGGCACAAAGCTTTGGCCCTGGCTACCAGACTATCGGCGTGCAGGGGATTGTGGGCCAAGCCCCGCTCGGCCGCCGCCTGGGCCTCGGCCCACCGCTCCTGGTGCAGCAGAAACTGAGCTTGGACGGCGAGATATTTGGTATTGAAAGGCTGCAGACGCAGAGCTTCAGCCAGCGCGGCATAACTGGCCGTTGGCTGCTCCAGCTGGTTTTCAATCAGGCTCAGCAGGTAATATGCCTCACTAGCGGCCGGGTCGAGGGCCAGTGCCCCGTGCGCGGCGGTGCGGGCCTCAGCCATACGGTTTTGCCGGTACAGCGCCAGGGCCAGCAAGATATGGGCAAATACCTGCCGCGGCTGCTCGGCCAGGCCTTGGCGCAGCACCTGCTCTGCCTGCTCGGGCCGGTGACGGTCCAGCAGCAGCTGTCCTCTTTTATACCATTCCGCCCGATTCATCGTCCCGCCCGGCGTTATTTTTTGATGCCCAGGTAGGTCAGGATGTCGTCGTAGTTGCCGCCCTCATTCGAATACAAAGCGTAGTTTTTGGCTGTGGCAAACCACTCCTTGGTGCTGGGGCGCAC belongs to Hymenobacter cellulosilyticus and includes:
- a CDS encoding tetratricopeptide repeat protein, producing the protein MNRAEWYKRGQLLLDRHRPEQAEQVLRQGLAEQPRQVFAHILLALALYRQNRMAEARTAAHGALALDPAASEAYYLLSLIENQLEQPTASYAALAEALRLQPFNTKYLAVQAQFLLHQERWAEAQAAAERGLAHNPLHADSLVARAKALCQQKRWAELDQALHRLLAAHPNLTTAHLLRGQEALRQKQYPEARAYIQEALRLDPLNQEAKLLLTASEAKQTLAKPSTLEAPFLNPLPWWGWLAFLALLALSGGALLESADQSEEYFLWYSGGMWAVAALILTGQYGKKLLRQRPLTILLLGMAGVAFCAGYSLVVWHKTYAPDLLRLIPLTVMLSLHRIWGQKQKPLSATTAH